ACCCAGATCTCCAAGCTTGTGAGGTTGTGCCCACAACTTCTCGTAACCAATCCGGAGAAAACCCTTTTGCCAAAGCTTGAGTTTTTCACTTCTCTTGGAGCTTCAAAATATGACCTTGCAAAAATTATCGCTTCCTCTCCTGCTGTTTTGAGTGTGAGCTTGCAGAAACGGATAAAACCCACCTGCCATTTCCTTATGAATCTGCTTCCTAAGAAGAACTTCGTTGTCTTTTTGAAGAACGGCGGCACGCGGATTTTATTAGAAGGCCACTCGAAGAATGTGGCGCCAAATATTGAGATTTTGGGAGAACTAGGTATGCCCCGATCATGTATTTCTCTGTTGTTAGCTCATTTTCCTAGCTCTTTAACACGAAATCCTGAGAATTTCGGCACGGTTGTGGATGAGGTTAAGCAAATGGGCTTTGATATGGAAAAATCAGTGTCTGTCTCTGCAATAAAAGCTTTGTGTAGTAGTAATAGTAAGTCCATATGGAGTCGTAATTGTGAAGCTTATAAGAGGTGGGGTTGGTCGGAGGATGATGTTCTCTCTGCGTTTAAGCGGTTCCCTCAATGTATGACTAAGTCGGAGAAAAAAATAATGCAGGTAATGGAATTCCTAGTGAACAAAATGGGATGGCCGGCAGGAGCGATTAACAAATACCCAATCATTGTGGCTCTCAGTTTGGAAAAGCGAATA
This region of Malus domestica chromosome 07, GDT2T_hap1 genomic DNA includes:
- the LOC103446485 gene encoding transcription termination factor MTEF1, chloroplastic-like yields the protein MVGLFKLKAGRLGYSLFPKTKRYAVGFVDLNPSHFDSSLQSLILCRLLASEISEPQPNFAANYLVNSCGLSPEGAVSASKRVKLRSPERADSVMALLRNRGFSATQISKLVRLCPQLLVTNPEKTLLPKLEFFTSLGASKYDLAKIIASSPAVLSVSLQKRIKPTCHFLMNLLPKKNFVVFLKNGGTRILLEGHSKNVAPNIEILGELGNGIPSEQNGMAGRSD